A DNA window from Argopecten irradians isolate NY chromosome 10, Ai_NY, whole genome shotgun sequence contains the following coding sequences:
- the LOC138333445 gene encoding 3-oxoacyl-[acyl-carrier-protein] reductase FabG-like: MDSLKGKVTIITGGGSGLGRATALVFAKYGAKLVIADLNLAGAVAVAGECITKGLGENDVLAVEANLTNANDRKKIIDKCINKFGRLDVLINNAGIGLFAPLMKTSPDMYDAMMDLNVKAHLYITQLAVPHLKATKRNVINLSSIAAEEAISAGGVYGMTKAAVSMFTKTLALELARYGVRVNEVRPGVAHTNLYIAGGNGDSQMERKLLAAEVITHPMGRLVQPEEVGNAIAFLASDMASYTTGNAIYVDGGRHCVGAGYAFTRKSKL; encoded by the exons ATGGACTCCCTCAAGGGCAAGGTCACTATTATAACAG GTGGCGGAAGTGGATTAGGAAGAGCGACAGCACTCGTTTTCGCTAAGTATGGAGCAAAGCTGGTGATAGCTGACCTTAACCTGGCCGGGGCAGTAGCTGTAGCTGGGGAGTGTATAACAAAAGGACTTGGCGAAAATGAC GTTCTCGCCGTAGAAGCTAACTTAACGAATGCAAATGACCGAAAGAAAATAATCGACAAGTGCATCAATAAGTTTGGAAGACTGGATGTTCTG aTTAATAATGCTGGTATAGGGCTATTTGCGCCTCTAATGAAAACATCACCCGATATGTATGATGCTATGATGGATCTCAATGTAAAAGCCCACCTATATATAACACAGCTGGCCGTGCCCCATCTAAAGGCAACAAAAA GAAATGTTATAAATCTATCCAGTATTGCAGCAGAAGAAGCG ATCAGTGCTGGTGGAGTTTACGGAATGACAAAGGCTGCAGTGTCGATGTTCACCAAAACTCTTGCTTTAG aaCTGGCTAGGTATGGTGTACGTGTAAATGAAGTAAG ACCTGGGGTCGCGCACACAAACTTATATATCGCAGGCGGGAATGGAGATTCACAG ATGGAAAGAAAGCTACTTGCAGCAGAGGTTATAACACACCCGATGGGAAGGCTTGTACAGCCAGAGGAAGTGGGGAATGCCATAGCTTTTCTGGCGTCGGACATGGCGTCCTACACCACCGGAAACGCCATCTATGTTGACGGTGGACGTCACTGTGTCGGGGCCGGGTACGCGTTCACACGGAAGTCAAAACTGTGA
- the LOC138333446 gene encoding 3-oxoacyl-[acyl-carrier-protein] reductase FabG-like produces MESLKEKVTIISGGGLARAIAVVFAKYGAKLVLADNDMARAQTVVEDCKKAGLTSDDVFAVEVNNTKKDDIQNMFDKCIARFGRLDILVNNAGVGRLAPLPAKPPDVYDALLNANVKTQLSIAQLSVPYLKVTKGNIVNLATIVAEDPSSVCGVYGMTKAAVEMFTKTLALEMAEFGIRVNEVRPGVVHTSFYDGFGGGFSKNLQLLREAESAKHPMGRIANPEEVANAIAFLASDMASFITGNAIYVDGGRHCVGPGFAKRQKPQN; encoded by the exons ATGGAATCTCTAAAGGAAAAAGTCACCATAATCTCAG GTGGGGGGTTAGCTAGAGCTATCGCCGTTGTTTTCGCTAAGTACGGAGCAAAGTTGGTACTGGCAGATAATGACATGGCTAGAGCACAGACTGTGGTGGAGGACTGTAAAAAGGCGGGACTCACGAGCGATGAC GTGTTCGCAGTGGAAGTAAATAACACGAAAAAAGACGATATACAGAACATGTTTGATAAGTGTATTGCAAGGTTTGGAAGGCTAGATATTTTG GTTAATAATGCTGGTGTGGGACGATTAGCCCCTCTGCCTGCCAAGCCACCCGATGTGTATGATGCTTTACTGAACGCCAATGTAAAAACTCAACTCTCTATAGCACAGCTGTCTGTACCTTACTTAAAAGTAACTAAAG GAAATATTGTGAATCTTGCAACTATTGTAGCTGAGGATCCG TCGAGTGTTTGTGGTGTTTACGGTATGACAAAGGCAGCAGTGGAGATGTTCACCAAAACTCTTGCTTTAG aaatggCAGAGTTCGGAATCAGGGTTAACGAAGTAAG GCCCGGAGTTGTACATACAAGCTTCTATGATGGCTTTGGCGGTGGATTTTCTAAG AATCTGCAGTTGTTGAGGGAAGCAGAGAGTGCTAAACATCCAATGGGGAGAATTGCAAACCCAGAGGAGGTGGCGAACGCCATAGCATTTCTGGCGTCGGACATGGCGTCTTTCATCACGGGAAATGCCATCTATGTTGACGGTGGACGCCATTGTGTCGGTCCTGGATTTGCTAAGAGGCAAAAGCCTCAAAATTAA
- the LOC138333448 gene encoding 3-oxoacyl-[acyl-carrier-protein] reductase FabG-like yields the protein MESLKNKVAIVTGAGSGFGRCTSLLFAKYGAIVVLADMNLPGAEAVAKECVNNGSKKSEMLAVKCDITKDADRKNVVDECVKAFGRIDILVNNAGVYRKQGLLEADDKMYDFLMDVNLKAQVFLTQLAVPYLKKTKGTIVNLSSIVAEEAVAAAGVYCVSKAGIDCVTKVLALELAEFGVRVNSVRPGTMHTGLYDVDFGQNVETVMKSVISEHPLGRLGLPEEVAKAVAFLACDLSSYSTGNFFYVDGGRHCVGARYNPHLKSK from the exons GAGCCGGGTCTGGTTTTGGTCGCTGTACATCACTTCTGTTCGCCAAATATGGAGCGATAGTGGTCCTAGCAGATATGAATTTACCTGGAGCCGAAGCGGTCGCCAAAGAATGTGTTAACAATGGAAGCAAAAAGAGCGAG ATGCTGGCAGTCAAGTGTGACATAACTAAAGACGCAGACAGAAAGAATGTAGTAGATGAATGTGTGAAGGCATTTGGACGGATAGACATATTG GTAAATAATGCAGGTGTGTATAGGAAACAAGGTTTGTTGGAAGCTGACGACAAAATGTACGACTTTTTAATGGACGTTAACCTTAAGGCCCAGGTATTCCTCACACAACTGGCTGTCCCTTACCTCAAAAAGACAAAAG gaACGATAGTGAATCTCTCCAGCATAGTGGCAGAGGAGGCG GTAGCAGCGGCAGGTGTTTATTGTGTGTCCAAAGCCGGTATTGATTGTGTTACCAAAGTCCTAGCGTTAG AATTGGCGGAATTCGGTGTCCGGGTTAACTCAGTACG TCCCGGAACTATGCATACTGGATTATATGATGTTGACTTTGGGCAAAACGTCGAG ACTGTGATGAAGAGCGTGATATCTGAACATCCGCTGGGCCGACTGGGACTTCCTGAAGAGGTCGCTAAAGCTGTAGCTTTCCTTGCGTGCGATCTGTCTTCCTATAGTACCGGCAACTTCTTTTACGTCGATGGAGGACGTCATTGTGTTGGGGCAAGATATAATCCTCATCTGAAGTCCAAATAA
- the LOC138333447 gene encoding 3-oxoacyl-[acyl-carrier-protein] reductase FabG-like — MESLKDKVTIITGGGAGFGRVTALLFAKYGAKLVLADLNIAAAEAVVEECKKAGLTSDDVLAVEANITKDEDRKKIIDECIAKFGRLDVLINNAGIGRFAPIVQTPPEMYDALMDLNVKAQIYITQLAVPHLKATKGNIVNLASIVAEEAMTVCGVYGMSKAAVAMFTKTLALEMAEFGVRVNEVRPGVVHTNFYDASLGKEPEKLKLLMEAENAKHPLGRLAKPEEVANAIAFLASDMASYTTGNAIYVDGGRHCVGAGYATRQQPQK; from the exons ATGGAATCTCTTAAGGACAAAGTCACTATTATCACAG GCGGGGGAGCAGGCTTTGGTAGAGTTACCGCTCTTCTGTTCGCTAAGTATGGAGCAAAGTTGGTTCTGGCCGATCTCAACATCGCTGCAGCAGAGGCCGTGGTGGAGGAATGTAAAAAGGCGGGACTCACGAGCGATGAC GTGCTCGCCGTGGAAGCAAACATCACGAAAGATGAGGATAGAAAGAAAATTATTGATGAGTGCATAGCAAAATTCGGAAGGCTTGATGTTTTG ATTAATAACGCCGGTATTGGACGATTCGCTCCCATCGTACAAACACCACCGGAGATGTACGACGCGTTAATGGATCTCAACGTGAAAGCACAAATCTACATAACACAGTTGGCCGTACCCCACCTCAAGGCGACCAAAG GAAATATTGTGAATCTTGCAAGTATTGTCGCCGAGGAAGCG ATGACAGTTTGTGGAGTTTACGGAATGTCAAAAGCAGCAGTAGCGATGTTCACCAAAACGCTTGCTTTAG aaatggCAGAGTTCGGAGTCCGAGTCAACGAAGTAAG ACCCGGAGTTGTGCATACGAACTTCTATGACGCCTCTCTGGGTAAAGAACCTGAG AAATTGAAGTTGTTGATGGAAGCAGAGAACGCTAAGCATCCCCTGGGAAGACTTGCAAAACCGGAAGAGGTAGCGAACGCCATAGCTTTTCTAGCGTCGGACATGGCGTCCTACACAACCGGAAACGCCATCTATGTTGACGGTGGACGTCACTGTGTTGGGGCCGGGTACGCAACGAGGCAACAACCACAAAAATAA